DNA from Parageobacillus thermoglucosidasius:
AGTTCTTTCGCCAGCTGGACGAATAAATCGTATCGTTTGCTTGGCTTAACGTGCGGATTAGGAATTCCTTCGCGGCAAATATACAGCGGTTGAAAATCGCCAGGATCGGTTGGATACAAAACGACAACGCACGACGTCACCGGCTGGCCGTTTTTCACCGTATGAAAAGCAAAAAGCCCGGAAAGACGATGCCGGTTAGCTCTGGCCAGCTCAATGAGTTCGTATATATCTGAATAACCTTCCCCCAGCTCGATAAAACGCTGAATCATCTGTATCCCCCTTACTATGTTTGTCCATACATAACTTTAATCATTGTTTGGCAAAATTTCAAACAAGAAATTGCCGCATTTGCTGGAAAAATAAAAAAACCCTGCGGCATACGCCCGCAGGTTTCCTTAGCGTTTACTTGTCCCTCGCGCATCGGTAGGAAACAAGTAAACCAAAGGAAAGAAAAGGGAGAGGAGAAACCGGAGGAAGAACTTATGGGGAAACGTAAGTCTTCTCCGTGGTTGGCAACAATATCCGCATGGATGCTGCCATTACTCATTATGTCCAGTTTGCTAATTTATATACATGTTGCTATGAAATTTTCAGCTGTTTGACTATAATAAAGTTTATGATACGATAATGTTGCGAAATTGTGGCAAATGTGGTGAAAGAAATGAGGGTAATTTCAGGAAAATGCAAAGGCAGACGCCTGCAAGCGGTTCCAGGCATGTCGACAAGACCGACGACAGATAAAGTCAAAGAAGCGATATTTAATATGATTGGCCCGTATTTTTCCGGCGGAATGGGCCTTGATTTGTTTGGCGGCAGCGGCGGCCTTGGAATAGAAGCATTAAGCCGCGGGCTTGATCGAGTCATTTTTGTGGACCATGACGCAAAAGCGGTGCAAACGATCAAGAAAAATGTGGAAACGTGCCGGTTGTCAGAACAGGCAGAAATATACCGGAATGATGCGGAAAGGGCATTGAAGGCGATTGTTAAACGGGGGCTTCGTTTTCATCTCATTTTTCTGGATCCCCCGTACAAAGAACAAAAATTGCAGTCGATTCTTTCATTTATTGATGAACATGGGCTGCTTGAAGAAGATGGCGCTGTTGTTGCAGAACATTCTTCTGAAATGGATCTTGCTGAACATATCGGCCGTCTTGTAAAGTGGAAACATGAAGTATACGGAATTACTGCGATTTCGATCTACAGGTACACGGATCTGGAGAAAGGGGAATAGGAAATGGCGAGCATTGCAGTTTGTCCGGGAAGTTTTGATCCGGTTACATACGGGCATTTAGATATTATCAGGCGAGGGGCAAAAGTGTTTGACAGGGTGTATGTGGCGGTTCTTAACAATTCGTCGAAAAAACCGCTGTTTTCCGTCGAGGAGCGGATAGAACTGTTGCGGGAAGTGACGCGACCGTTTCCAAATGTGTTTGTGGAATCATTTCATGGGTTGCTTGTCGATTATGCGCGCAGCAAAAATGCCAACGCGATTTTGCGCGGTTTGCGGGCGGTGTCCGATTTTGAATATGAAATGCAAATCACGTCGATGAACCGCGTTCTTGATGAAAATATTGAGACGTTTTTTATGATGACAAACAGTCAGTACGCTTTTTTAAGCTCGAGCATTGTCAAAGAAGTGGCAAAGTATAATGGCAATATTTCTGATTTAGTGCCGCCGGTTGTGGAGGAAGCGTTAAGAAAAAAATTTGCTTCCCTTGCTTTTGAAAAAGATGCGGACAACCAAAATAACGGAAAGCTGACTTAAAAAAGAAGCATCTTTTTAAGTCAGCCTCATTATTGTCCTTTTTGCCATTGTACGGTGATAAGCCATATATACAAACATAAAAAAGCGATCGTAATCATTGGCCCGAATTGGTGCAGCAGCTGCCAATAATGATTCATCCAGTTTTGCGAGTATCCGATGAAAAATGCAGGAATAACGTGCGCATTTGCAGCGGCCGGATGGAGGTAGAGCGGTTTCCACAATACGTATGTAAAACATGCGGCAAAACACCCGTGCATGATTCTGGCGATAAAGAATGGTTTAAAGCGGATGTTTGCTTCAGCGAGGATGCTCGCTACTTGCGCTTGCACGGAAAATCCGCCAAAAGCAAGAATAAAACTTGTTGCCATTGTTTTTTCCAGCAGCTCAGCCCCATCGGCTTGGCTGATCATTTGGCTGCCAAGCGTAATTTCGAATAACCCGGAAATGATTGGAAGGCTCAGCTCTTTTGAAAGCTGGAACAAGTGAAGGGCGTATTGGACAATCACAGCGATATGTTGCGTAATATGCATCATGTAAAGAAGTTTATTCACGACGGAAAAAAGAATAATAAACCCGCCGATCATCAATAATGTTTGTACAGAAGAACGCACGGCGTCTCCCAACAATTTTCCAAGCGGCTGTTCGTTTTTAAGGCGCGTTTCGTGAAGCACCCGAAATGCATAGGGAAGAGAAAACGGATGATTAAGGCGTTTTTGTTTAGGACGTTCTTGCGATTTTCCATGAAATCGCATCACTATTCCTACGCAAATGTTTCCTATATAGTGGGAAAGTGCTAAAATAATCCCGATATTTGCATCATTAAAAAAACCAACTGATACCGCGCCAAAAATAAATAACGGATTGGATGAATTAGTAAATGAAGCCAGCCGTTCTGCTTCGACTGCGGAAATTTGCTTTTCCTGATAAAGCCGTGCCGTTAGTTTTGCACCTGATGGATAGCCGGAAGCCATTCCCATCGCCCAGACGAAACCGCCAACGCCGGGAACTCGAAAAAGCGGGCGCATGAGCGGTTCCAGCAAAACTCCGATCAATCGGACGACTCCGAAGCTAATCAGCAATTCAGAAACGATAAAAAACGGCAATAGCGATGGAAACACAACTTCCCACCACATATTTAACCCACGGATCGACGCTTCCAGTGATTGTTGCGGATAGCGAATTAATGACAGCGCAAATAAAGTGATCGCTGTAGCGAGAAAGATGGTTTTTGCTTTTGTTTTCATATGTGTTCTGCCTCCCGGTAGCGGCACATCCTCTCTCCCCCTTTGAGCGCCGTATTGCGATGTACAACCTCATATAGTTAAGTATACGAGTATAGGGGGAAGTTTTAGACCATAAAATGGAACAAGATCATTATTGGAGGGGAGAGAAACGGTGTTTCCGAAAATTGGGCTAGCGCTTGGTTCTGGAGGAGCGAGAGGTTTTGCGCATCTGGGAGTCATAAAAGTATTGGAAGAGGAGAAAATCCCGATTGCTTGCATCGCCGGAAGCAGCATCGGGGCGCTTGTTGCCGCTTTGTATGCCAGCGGCCTCGGCCTTGACCGTTTATATAGATTGGCAAAGTCGTTCCGCCGAAATGATTACGTCGATTTTACCATTCCGAAAATGGGGTTGATTGCCGGTAAACGAATCACCGAATTTATTCGCCTTCTCACAAAAGGGAAAAAAATCGAGGAATTATCCATCCCTGTGGCCATTGTCGCGACAGATTTGCAGACAGGGCAAAAAGTAGTGTTTCGCCGCGGTGATGTGGCCCGTGCGGTGCGGGCAAGCATTTCGATTCCCGGCATTTTTGTCCCTGAAACAGTGGACGGGCGCCTGCTCGTAGATGGAGGAGTGGTTGATCGCGTCCCTGTTTCTGTTGCGCGAGAAATGGGCGCCGATATTGTTATTGCAGTCGATGTTGCCCATGTGAAAGTGGACGGAGAAATTGCGTCGATATTTGATGTGATTTTGCAAAGCCTTGACATTTTGCAAGATGAGATTGTCCGGCATCGCGCGCTCGCTTCGGATGTGATGATCCGCCCGCACGTCGAACAGTATAGCTCGCGCGCGTTTACGCACGCACAAGAAATTATCGCCATCGGCGAACAAGAAGCGCGCAAATATGTGCCAAAAATTCGCCAAGTCATTGAAAACTGGAAGGAGCATTCACGCTGATGAAAAAACGAGTGTATGTGGTGACGTTTTTCATGGGCGTCATCGTGGCGCTGTTGCTTATTTTTATTAAACTTCCTTATTACGTTACAATGCCCGGAACTGCGCAAGATTTAAAACCGCTTGTTCATGTGGAAAACGGGGATAAGGATGAAGGGGAGTTGATGCTGACGACGGTGAAAATGGGGCGGGCGAATGTAGTTGCTTATCTGCTTGCCCATATCCGTTCCTTTTATGAGCTGCATCCATTGGATGAGATTAAACAAGAAGGCGAAACAGATGAGGAATATACGATGCGCCAGTTCCAGCTTATGGAGCAGTCAAAAGAAGCGGCGATTGTGGTTGCGTATAAAAAAGCGGGCAAGCCTGTTTCCTATAAGGCAAAAGGCGTATACGTGATGAGCGTAGTGCCGCATATGCCGGCGTATGGGCGGTTAAAAGTGGGCGACCGCATTGTGGAAATAGACGGAAAGAAGATGGATACATCAGAGCAAATGGTGCAATATATTCGCACGAAGAAAAAAGGGGATCATGTCAGCATTATGTTTGAACGCGGCAAAAAGAAAAAAGTGGAAACTTTAGCATTAATGCCGTTTCCGCACGATCCGAAGCAGATAGGCGTAGGAATTTCGCTCGCTACTGACTATGATGTTGTGACAAATCCTCCTGTCCGCGTTAATTCGGAACAAATCGGCGGCCCGTCGGCAGGGCTGATGTTTTCGCTAGAAATTTATAATCAGCTTGTGGACGAGGATATAACAAAAGGACATAAAATTGCCGGAACGGGTACCATTAATATAAACGGGGAAGTCGGCCCAATCGGCGGCATTTCTCAAAAAATCGTCGCCGCTGACAAAGAGGGGGCGGAGATTTTCTTTGCGCCAAACGAAAACGGCGCGGCGGATTCGAACTACCGGGAAGCGGTCAAAACGGCAAAAGAAATCGGGACGAGCATGAAAATTGTCCCGGTCGATACGTTTGATGATGCTGTCCGTTATTTAGAAAGAATGAAATAGCCACCGCCGCCCTTTTGTCCCCGCTGTTATTGTTGAACGGGTGGGGTGGCGTACTCTTCTTTCAGGGCATTGGTGCGGACAGGTTCAGGAAATGCGGCGGCATAAGCAAACGCCGCCTTTTCTTCTTGCTGGTAAATCGGATCATGTTTTAATTTGGATATTTTCGTGACAAGCGGCAGCGGCAACCGTTTTTTCACATGTTGCAAATAACGCCTTCCGTTGCTGCTCATTCCAAGCAAGCGGATGTATGTCGGCGTTTCTGCTTTTTTTTGTTGTTCTTTCGTAAAATTTGTTAAGATATGAGTACACATTCGTTGCAAACGCGTCCATGTGTATCGTTTTGTTTTGATTGCGTCCATAAAAGCAGAAAACGTTGGGGCGGCGGCGATTTCCTGCTTGAGGCGGTGTTCGATGCCTTCGTCGACGCCGGCGATTTGGCGCAGCTCTTCCTCTTCCGCTGTCATAATGCGATACTTTAAAAGCGGAAAATATGCTTCCCACTCATGAAACATGCCATATGTATCGTAATATTGCTTGAGCGCTTGTTTCGTGGCAGCTGGGATGTACGGAGCGATTGTTTCTAACTGTGCAACCGATCCTTGCAGTGCCTTGCGTAAGCTTGTTGCGCTGGCGATCGAAGGATGTGAGAACATTTCATCATGATAACCGGAGGCGATGCGGTGAATCGTGCGCGGAGTGATTGGAAGCTGTTTTTGCAAAATCGCTGTGACATACGCAAGGCCAAGCACATTGTTTGGCTTCGATAAATCAAGAGAAACGGCATCTAATTGTTTCCATGCTTCCGCGCTTGCCCGCGGGTAGCTTACCCCCTGTTTCAACGCTTTTTGCACATAACTGTCATGCTGCTCTTTTCGCTCTAAAAGCGTTTTTGCCGCATCGATGAACGTTTGTATGTTTCCGTTTTCGCTGCCAAAACAAATTTCTTCGCAATATAAAGAATGAAGCAATGCAACGGCACCGCTGGCAAATCGTTCAGCAGATTGAACCGCGAATGCGTACGGAAGTTCAATGACAATATCGACGCCGGCTGACAGCGCCATTTTTGTTCGCGCCCATTTTGACACAAGCGCAGGTTCTCCGCGCTGCAAAAAATTTCCGCTCATGGCAGCGATGATACAATCTGCTCCGGTTTGTTTTTTTGTTTCTTGCAAATGATATAAATGCCCGTTATGAAACGGATTATATTCAACAATGATTCCAACCGCTTTCATCGTTTTTGCTCTCCCAAGATTTTTTCAGTGATAAATGTCGATGAACTGACAACCATTATACTGTAAAGAAAAAATATTGACAAATAGGAAAACGAAACGTATAATTTTCTTTGTTGCCTTGAGGTGATTTTTATGAAATGGACTATTCATCAACTTCATCAATTTCGCCATAAAGAAATGGCGATTGACGAATATGTCGATGTTTCCGATTTAAAAGAGATCGACAAATTGATCCGCGATATTTCGCTCGTGCACGTACAAGGAAAGGCAGATATCGGTTCGACAAAATTTACGTTCCGTTTGCAAGTGTCAGGAACGATGGTACTGCCTTGTTCGCGGACGCTGGTTGACGTTCCGTATTCGTTTTCCGTTGAGACGACGGAAACGTTTTTTATGAATGATTATGATGCCGTATCAGCAGAAGAAGATACGCATTTAGTGAAAAACGACACGATCGATTTGTTGCCGATCGTGAAAGAGCTTATCCTTCTGGAAATTCCGATACAAATATTTGCGGAAGAAGGAACGGTGCAGGACGGGGCGCCGCAGTCTGGAGAAGGCTGGGAAGTCATGAAAGAAGAACAATGGAATGCGATGATCGAAGAACGGGAAAAGCAAAAGGTAGATCCTCGTCTTGCCGCATTGGCGAAGTTTTTTGATCAAGGTGAAAACGAGTGAGCGAAGCAACCGGAATGTTCCGGGCTTTTCTGATATTCGAGTGCTAATAAGGAGGTGGAAAACATGGCAGTACCTTTCCGAAGAACATCAAAAACAAGAAAAAGATTACGCCGCACTCACTTCAAATTGCAAGTGCCTGGCATGGTAGAATGCCCAAATTGCGGTGAAATGAAATTAGCTCACCGTGTGTGCAAATCTTGCGGAACTTACAAAGGAAGAGAAGTTGTGAACAAATAATGGTTCTTTTTTCACAACAAGCACAAGGAAGAAAAGTACTTGTGCTTGTTGTTTTTTTATTATAAAAAGCAGGAAAATGCCCCATCATTGCCCAATTCTTTTATAAGGAAAGGGGAAAAGAAGATGGAAGTAGCGATTGTTGAACATGATAGTGACGGGGTTGTTTGGTTTACGATTCATCGCCCGGAGAAACGAAACGCGATCGATTTTGAAGTAATGGATAAGCTGGAAGAAACGATCGCGATGGCAGAAAAAAATGATAATGTGAAAATGCTCGTCATTACGGGAACAGGTGATGAGGCGTTTTGTTCCGGGGGAGATTTAAGCAATTTCCAACATTTACAGGCGGAAGCTGCCAAACAGATGTTAGAAAAGATGGGCAAGATTTTATATTCATTGCTTACATTGCCCAAACCGACCGTTGCGCTCATTAACGGAACTGCCATTGGCGGGGGCTGTGAGTTAGCGACAGCGTGTGATTTCCGCTATGCGAAAGGTGGCAGTAAAATCGGCTTTGTTCAAGGAAAGCTTGGCATCACGACTGGCTGGGGCGGCGCGACAATGCTTTTGGAAAAGCTTCCGTACACGCAAGCGCTTGATATACTTTTGCGCGCAGAAAGAATCAGCGCAGAAAAAATGCGTGAGTATGGATGGGTTCACGCCGTGTTGCCAGGCGATAATTTGCGTGAAGAATGCCGCAACCTGCTCGCCCCTTACTTATCGCAATCTGTTTCTGTATTGCGGGCTTATAAAGTTGCAGCCACAGAAAAATGGAAGAACAGCGAGTTTCAGACGAGGTTTTTTGCTGAAATCGCGCGTTGTGCAAAGTTATGGGGGTCGGAAGAACATAAGAGAGCTATCGAGTCTTTTTTCAAGAAATCATAATTTTTCCCCTTCTATCTTCTCTACTAGCTGCATACATATAGTGTGAAAAAGCGGCTATGGAGGGGGAAGAAGATGACAAGTGTGCGCCAAGATGCGTGGACGCAGGAAGAAGATTTGCTATTAGCGGAAGTCGTATTGCGCTATATTCGCGAGGGAGGCACGCAGCTTCAAGCGTTTGAAGAAGTAGGGCGGCGTTTATCGCGCACGGCAGCTGCGTGTGGATTCCGCTGGAACTCGTATGTTCGAAAACAGTATAAAGAGGAAATTGAGCTGGCGAAAAAACAGCGAAAGGAAAGAAAAAAGGCGGTTGCTAGCGAAGAAAAAGGGCAGAAAAAGAAAGAAGAAGCAGCAGAAAAAAATGTAACATGGTCTGATGTCATAGCGTTTTTGCGGGCACATGGGCAAACGGCATATGATTCGCAAAGAATAGCCGATGAAAACCGCGCTTTAAAGAAAGACATGGAGCAATTGCAACAAATGATCACAAAGCTGCAAGCAGAAAAAGAAGCGCTACAAAAGGAGCTGTCTGCCGTTCAAGAAGAATATAAAACATTGCTTGTGATCATGGAACGAGCGAGAAAATTGGCAGCGCTTGAAGAAGCTCAAGAACAAAAAGCTTCACAAACGGAAAATGTTTCCTTTGAAAAAGTGGAAAATTCGTAAAAAAGCTGACTAACAAAGTCAGCTTTTTTTCTTAACGGAGGAATTGCCTATTTGGTAAAATAGGAACAGTATCAGCTGGTGGAAAGCGAGGAGGAAATTGTGAAAATTGGAATTATTGGCGGCGGCGCAATCGGGCTGTTGCTCGCTGCTTATTTAAGCGATGAATATGAAGTCACCGTTTACACAAGACGTTCTTTACAAGCGCAGCGGTTAATGAGAGAAGGATTGCGGTTGGTGAAACGGGGAGAAACAAAATGCATTTCCCTTCAGGCAATGCCGTTTACGAAGGCGGATATCAGCGATGACCTTGTTTTTGTAACAGTGAAGCAATATGATGTCGCGGAAATTATCAATCGGCAAAACCAGTTTGATCGTGCAGAGACGGTCGTTTTTTTACAAAACGGAATGGGGCATGTGAAACGGTTGTCTTCGTTAACGAAGAAAAATGTGATTGTCGGAACTGTCGAGCACGGTGCGCTGAAACATGATGATCATACGGTGGAACATACCGGGATAGGAAAAATTGTGCTTGCAAGATTGTATGGCGCGTTTGGGCAAGCGGCAAATTTGGCAAAGAAGAACATCCCTGATTTTCCGTTTGAAATCGCTAATGATTGGGAGAGCGTGTTAGTGAAAAAATTAATTGTCAATGCAGTCATTAATCCGCTGACGGCGCTTTTGCGCGTCAAAAACGGCGAGTTGCTCAAGGTAAAACCATATTATGAAATGATGGCGTTGTTGTTTTCCGAACTAAAGCAAGTGTTGCCGATGGAAGATGAACAAGCAGCATGGGATCATATTGTGAATGTTTGTGAAAAAACGGCAGACAATTATTCATCGATGTTTATGGACATTTCCCAACAGCGAAAAACGGAGATTGACGCCATTTTAGGCTATGTTTTGGAAAAAGGAAAAGAGCTTGGAGTGCCGCTGCCGCTCTCGCAATTTTTATTTGCTGCCATCAAAGGGATGGAAGAAAGGGGTGCGGAACATGGATGATGTGATCGCCCATCTGGTTGCGGCGTTCGTGACGATGCCGTTATTATCGTTTTTTCTCGTTTATTTTTTTGCCCGCAAGTTATTAAAAAGAAAGCGAAAATCGTTTTATGCGGCAGTAAACGTTTCGACACTTTTTTTTATTATTGCCGTTCACTTTTTGCTTGCCGTTCTTTCCGGAAAATCTTATTTATGGCACATTATTTTCTTTTTGTTGATTATGCATATGCTGATTGCGATCGGGTATTGGCGGAAAAACGAAGATTTTCATTTTTTCACTGTGTTTCGCTTGTTTTGGCGGGCAAATTTCTTATTATTCTCCTCCCTTTATTTTAGCCTGCTTATCTATGGAATGATCGTGAGGATATCTAGCAATTTATAAAAAACGCTAACTGTTTTTCACCTGTAAAAAAGAATGCTATACTCATGGAAGAGCATACACATACATAATGAAGAAAGGAAGTTTCTAAACATGGAAGTTCGGGAAATTTCTTTGGCTGCTACAACACCGTTAGCAACCGATTACATAAATGGCACTTTTCCGCTTGAAAAAGGGTTTTCTTACTCGTTTCAGAAGGAAGACGCGTTTTGGAGGCGGCTTGGCGACATCAAAGCAAGAACGTATCCGCGCCGCGAGATTGTTGAATGTTTGCGTTCGTACCATCAGCGGTTTCATGCGGGCCCTAAAACATTTGCCAATATTGAAAAATTGCTTCGTCCTGACAGCGCAGTGGTCGTCGGCGGGCAGCAAGCGGGGTTGTTGACCGGGCCGCTTTACACCATTTATAAAATCATTTCCATCATCAAGCTTGCCAAAGAACAAGAAAGAAAATTAGGAGTGCCGGTCGTTCCGCTTTTTTGGATTGCCGGCGAAGACCATGACATTGCCGAAGTAAACCACATATACGTTGCAGAGAGCGGAAAAATAAAAAAGCGTGTTTATCCGGATGTTCCTAAAGAAAGACGGATGGTTTCAGATTTGCCTTTAGATGGCGAAGTTTGTTCCAAGTGGATCGATGATATCGTAAAAACGTATGGGGAAACGGATACGACAAATAAGTTGCTCGATTTTCTGTTCCGATGTTTAGACGAATCGGAAACGTTCGTTGACTTTTTTGCCTCGATTGTTTTGCGTTTATTTGCTTCCGAAGGATTAGTTGTCCTCAATGCCGCCGACGCTTCACTGCGCGCGGTGGAAAGCAGCTTTTTTGTGTCATTGATTGAGCGTCATCGCGAAGTGACGGATGCTGTGTTGCAAAAACAGCATCAGCTTCGGCAGCTCGGATATAAAAATGTGCTGGATGTGCAGCCGCATTGCGCCAATTTATTTTACTACGATGGACGGGAACGCTGGCTGCTTGAACATGATCCACAAAAAGAGATGTTTTGTAGCAAAAACGGAGAAGTGGTTTTCTCCAAAGAGGAGCTAATACAGCTTGCGAAAGCAAACCCGAGCAATTTAAGCAATAATGTCGTGACCCGCCCGCTTATGCAGGAATTTTTGCTGCCGACGTTGGCGTTTGTCGCCGGTCCCGGAGAAATCGCATATTGGGCTGAATTGAAAGAGGCGTTTTCGATATTTGACTTTAAAATGCCGCCGGTTGTTCCGCGCGTGAATATAACGATCGTAGAACGTTCCATTCAAACCGATTTGGACGATATTGGCGCGGATGTGATGGACGTTTTCACAGGAAGGATCGCAGAAGTGAAGCAAAATTGGCTGGCACGGCAAATCCGTTATCCGCTTGATGAAATATTCGCGAAAGCGAAAGCGGAAATCGAACAAATCCATCGTCCCCTCCGGGAAATCGGCATGGAAATTGACCGCGGATTGGCGGGCTTGCTGACGAAAAATGCTAATCTCCTGCAAGCGCAAATCGATTTTCTTCAGCAAACATTGCACCAGTCATTAATGCGGAAATATGAAACGGAATTGCGGAAGTTTTCCCGCGTGGAAATGTCATTGATGCCGAATCAATCGCCTCAGGAGCGGATTTGGAATATTTTTTACTACATCAATAAATACGGATTCGATTTTTTAGAGAAGCTGTTACACCTCGATTACAAATGGAACGGCATGCATAAAATTGTATATATATAATCATTTTTATAAGAAAAAGTCGAAAAGAAAAATCCTGTTTTATGCAGGATTTTTTTTTGTTGGAAGGAATAGTAGACATAAAGAAATAGTATGGAAATAAAAGTAAAAAAACTTTTATCCAGTATTATTGTTACAAATTGCACAAATGCGACAAAAACAAACAGAGAAAGACGAGTTTTTACAAAAAAAGCTAAAATTTTATTATGTTTTGCGGTATAATAAATAAGCGACCGCTCTTCAAGAAAACTTGCTAGTTATTCGTGACGAGATTTGCTTTTTGTGTATAGTAATAAAAAATGTGCAGCAATGAGCGGCGAAGGTGGTGGATTTGTGTTTCAACATACAACGGTGTTATTAAAAGAAGCGGTAGACGGGCTTCATATAAACCCAGATGGGACGTATGTCGATTGCACTCTTGGCGGCGGGGGGCATAGCGAGTATTTGCTCTCACAATTATCGGAAAAGGGAAGGCTGTTTGCGTTCGATCAAGATGATATGGCGATCGAGTACGCGAAAAAAAGATTGGCCCGTTATGAAAAACAAGTGACATTTATCCGCAGAAATTTCCGTTTTCTCGCAGAAGAACTAGCGGCGCGGGGAGTTCATAAAGTA
Protein-coding regions in this window:
- the rpmF gene encoding 50S ribosomal protein L32: MAVPFRRTSKTRKRLRRTHFKLQVPGMVECPNCGEMKLAHRVCKSCGTYKGREVVNK
- a CDS encoding 2-dehydropantoate 2-reductase, giving the protein MKIGIIGGGAIGLLLAAYLSDEYEVTVYTRRSLQAQRLMREGLRLVKRGETKCISLQAMPFTKADISDDLVFVTVKQYDVAEIINRQNQFDRAETVVFLQNGMGHVKRLSSLTKKNVIVGTVEHGALKHDDHTVEHTGIGKIVLARLYGAFGQAANLAKKNIPDFPFEIANDWESVLVKKLIVNAVINPLTALLRVKNGELLKVKPYYEMMALLFSELKQVLPMEDEQAAWDHIVNVCEKTADNYSSMFMDISQQRKTEIDAILGYVLEKGKELGVPLPLSQFLFAAIKGMEERGAEHG
- a CDS encoding patatin-like phospholipase family protein, whose translation is MFPKIGLALGSGGARGFAHLGVIKVLEEEKIPIACIAGSSIGALVAALYASGLGLDRLYRLAKSFRRNDYVDFTIPKMGLIAGKRITEFIRLLTKGKKIEELSIPVAIVATDLQTGQKVVFRRGDVARAVRASISIPGIFVPETVDGRLLVDGGVVDRVPVSVAREMGADIVIAVDVAHVKVDGEIASIFDVILQSLDILQDEIVRHRALASDVMIRPHVEQYSSRAFTHAQEIIAIGEQEARKYVPKIRQVIENWKEHSR
- a CDS encoding RsfA family transcriptional regulator, coding for MTSVRQDAWTQEEDLLLAEVVLRYIREGGTQLQAFEEVGRRLSRTAAACGFRWNSYVRKQYKEEIELAKKQRKERKKAVASEEKGQKKKEEAAEKNVTWSDVIAFLRAHGQTAYDSQRIADENRALKKDMEQLQQMITKLQAEKEALQKELSAVQEEYKTLLVIMERARKLAALEEAQEQKASQTENVSFEKVENS
- the rsmD gene encoding 16S rRNA (guanine(966)-N(2))-methyltransferase RsmD; protein product: MRVISGKCKGRRLQAVPGMSTRPTTDKVKEAIFNMIGPYFSGGMGLDLFGGSGGLGIEALSRGLDRVIFVDHDAKAVQTIKKNVETCRLSEQAEIYRNDAERALKAIVKRGLRFHLIFLDPPYKEQKLQSILSFIDEHGLLEEDGAVVAEHSSEMDLAEHIGRLVKWKHEVYGITAISIYRYTDLEKGE
- a CDS encoding DUF7147 family protein, whose translation is MIQRFIELGEGYSDIYELIELARANRHRLSGLFAFHTVKNGQPVTSCVVVLYPTDPGDFQPLYICREGIPNPHVKPSKRYDLFVQLAKELETEIIHLEVKPSTFFADLDLYYQHLIGIMRMNRFIPPLQ
- a CDS encoding YceD family protein, producing the protein MKWTIHQLHQFRHKEMAIDEYVDVSDLKEIDKLIRDISLVHVQGKADIGSTKFTFRLQVSGTMVLPCSRTLVDVPYSFSVETTETFFMNDYDAVSAEEDTHLVKNDTIDLLPIVKELILLEIPIQIFAEEGTVQDGAPQSGEGWEVMKEEQWNAMIEEREKQKVDPRLAALAKFFDQGENE
- the ylbJ gene encoding sporulation integral membrane protein YlbJ, whose product is MKTKAKTIFLATAITLFALSLIRYPQQSLEASIRGLNMWWEVVFPSLLPFFIVSELLISFGVVRLIGVLLEPLMRPLFRVPGVGGFVWAMGMASGYPSGAKLTARLYQEKQISAVEAERLASFTNSSNPLFIFGAVSVGFFNDANIGIILALSHYIGNICVGIVMRFHGKSQERPKQKRLNHPFSLPYAFRVLHETRLKNEQPLGKLLGDAVRSSVQTLLMIGGFIILFSVVNKLLYMMHITQHIAVIVQYALHLFQLSKELSLPIISGLFEITLGSQMISQADGAELLEKTMATSFILAFGGFSVQAQVASILAEANIRFKPFFIARIMHGCFAACFTYVLWKPLYLHPAAANAHVIPAFFIGYSQNWMNHYWQLLHQFGPMITIAFLCLYIWLITVQWQKGQ
- a CDS encoding SepM family pheromone-processing serine protease → MKKRVYVVTFFMGVIVALLLIFIKLPYYVTMPGTAQDLKPLVHVENGDKDEGELMLTTVKMGRANVVAYLLAHIRSFYELHPLDEIKQEGETDEEYTMRQFQLMEQSKEAAIVVAYKKAGKPVSYKAKGVYVMSVVPHMPAYGRLKVGDRIVEIDGKKMDTSEQMVQYIRTKKKGDHVSIMFERGKKKKVETLALMPFPHDPKQIGVGISLATDYDVVTNPPVRVNSEQIGGPSAGLMFSLEIYNQLVDEDITKGHKIAGTGTININGEVGPIGGISQKIVAADKEGAEIFFAPNENGAADSNYREAVKTAKEIGTSMKIVPVDTFDDAVRYLERMK
- a CDS encoding enoyl-CoA hydratase/isomerase family protein; this translates as MEVAIVEHDSDGVVWFTIHRPEKRNAIDFEVMDKLEETIAMAEKNDNVKMLVITGTGDEAFCSGGDLSNFQHLQAEAAKQMLEKMGKILYSLLTLPKPTVALINGTAIGGGCELATACDFRYAKGGSKIGFVQGKLGITTGWGGATMLLEKLPYTQALDILLRAERISAEKMREYGWVHAVLPGDNLREECRNLLAPYLSQSVSVLRAYKVAATEKWKNSEFQTRFFAEIARCAKLWGSEEHKRAIESFFKKS
- the coaD gene encoding pantetheine-phosphate adenylyltransferase — translated: MASIAVCPGSFDPVTYGHLDIIRRGAKVFDRVYVAVLNNSSKKPLFSVEERIELLREVTRPFPNVFVESFHGLLVDYARSKNANAILRGLRAVSDFEYEMQITSMNRVLDENIETFFMMTNSQYAFLSSSIVKEVAKYNGNISDLVPPVVEEALRKKFASLAFEKDADNQNNGKLT
- a CDS encoding nucleotidyltransferase — encoded protein: MKAVGIIVEYNPFHNGHLYHLQETKKQTGADCIIAAMSGNFLQRGEPALVSKWARTKMALSAGVDIVIELPYAFAVQSAERFASGAVALLHSLYCEEICFGSENGNIQTFIDAAKTLLERKEQHDSYVQKALKQGVSYPRASAEAWKQLDAVSLDLSKPNNVLGLAYVTAILQKQLPITPRTIHRIASGYHDEMFSHPSIASATSLRKALQGSVAQLETIAPYIPAATKQALKQYYDTYGMFHEWEAYFPLLKYRIMTAEEEELRQIAGVDEGIEHRLKQEIAAAPTFSAFMDAIKTKRYTWTRLQRMCTHILTNFTKEQQKKAETPTYIRLLGMSSNGRRYLQHVKKRLPLPLVTKISKLKHDPIYQQEEKAAFAYAAAFPEPVRTNALKEEYATPPVQQ